The following are encoded together in the Triticum dicoccoides isolate Atlit2015 ecotype Zavitan chromosome 6B, WEW_v2.0, whole genome shotgun sequence genome:
- the LOC119324748 gene encoding cinnamoyl-CoA reductase 2-like, with product MAVVVCVTGAGGFIGSWIVKLLLARGYAVRGTSRHADGPKNAHLWALDGAAERLTMVQVDLLDRASLRAAFDGCDGVIHTASPMHDTPEEIIEPVITGTLNVVEMAADAGVRRVVLSSTIGTMYMNPHRDPDAPLDESCWSDLDYCKQTKNWYCYAKTIAERGAWEAARALGLDLAVVIPVVTLGELLQPSMNTSTKHILKYLIGEAKAYVNESHAYVHVKDAAEAHVRVLEAPNAGGRRYVCAERTLHRGELCRILAGLFPEYPIPTRCKDEVNPPKKGYKYTNQPLKDLGIKFTPVQEYLYEAVKSLQEKGFIHKASGTKVPASRGSSLPQNSTAPMFMSKL from the exons ATGGCCGTCGTCGTCTGCGTCACCGGCGCCGGCGGCTTCATTGGCTCCTGGATCGTCAAGCTCCTCCTCGCCCGCGGCTACGCCGTCCGCGGCACCTCCCGCCACGCCG ATGGCCCCAAGAACGCGCACCTGTGGGCGCTCGACGGCGCGGCGGAGCGGCTGACGATGGTGCAGGTCGACCTGCTCGACCGGGCCAGCCTCCGCGCCGCCTTCGACGGATGCGACGGCGTCATCCACACCGCGTCGCCGATGCACGACACCCCC GAGGAGATCATCGAGCCGGTGATCACCGGGACGCTCAACGTCGTGGAGATGGCCGCCGACGCCGGCGTCCGGCGCGTGGTTCTGTCCTCCACCATCGGCACCATGTACATGAACCCCCACCGCGACCCGGACGCGCCGCTCGACGAGTCGTGCTGGAGCGACCTCGACTACTGCAAACAAACCAAG AACTGGTACTGCTACGCCAAGACGATCGCGGAGCGGGGCGCGTGGGAGGCGGCGCGGGCGCTGGGGCTGGACCTGGCGGTGGTGATCCCGGTGGTGACGCTCGGCGAGCTGCTGCAGCCGAGCATGAACACCAGCACCAAGCACATACTCAAGTACCTCATCGGCGAGGCCAAGGCGTACGTCAACGAGTCGCACGCCTACGTGCATGTCAAGGACGCCGCCGAGGCGCACGTCAGGGTGCTCGAGGCGCCCAATGCCGGGGGACGGCGCTACGTCTGCGCAGAGAGGACGCTGCATCGCGGCGAGCTCTGCCGGATCCTCGCCGGGCTCTTCCCGGAGTACCCGATTCCCACAAG ATGCAAGGACGAGGTGAATCCGCCAAAGAAGGGTTACAAGTACACCAACCAGCCTCTCAAGGACCTGGGCATCAAGTTCACCCCTGTGCAAGAATACCTCTATGAAGCGGTGAAATCTCTGCAAGAGAAGGGATTCATACACAAGGCTTCCGGCACCAAG GTGCCTGCTAGTAGAGGGAGCTCGCTGCCTCAGAATTCAACGGCGCCCATGTTTATGTCGAAACTTTGA